In Marivivens aquimaris, one genomic interval encodes:
- a CDS encoding arsenate reductase family protein, whose amino-acid sequence MKVFSLSTCDTCRKAVREMTEAGLTVDVTDIRKDGMSAEEIGQIVSAFGDKAVNKASATWRNLSDEEKARDPAELIADNPTVMKRPVIVKDGLLFQGWTAKTKAEVLG is encoded by the coding sequence ATGAAGGTATTTTCCCTTTCAACATGCGACACTTGTCGCAAAGCGGTCCGCGAAATGACCGAAGCGGGCCTAACCGTGGACGTCACCGACATCCGCAAGGACGGCATGTCCGCCGAGGAGATCGGACAGATCGTTTCCGCTTTCGGTGACAAAGCGGTCAACAAGGCGTCGGCCACGTGGCGCAACCTCTCGGACGAGGAAAAAGCCCGCGACCCGGCTGAACTGATCGCCGACAATCCCACCGTGATGAAGCGGCCCGTCATCGTCAAAGACGGTCTGCTGTTCCAAGGCTGGACCGCAAAGACAAAGGCCGAAGTACTCGGCTAA
- the thyX gene encoding FAD-dependent thymidylate synthase: MPITPEQEAEVAELRAETRQTLRAVSEGMEKHLYTIKPVLDHGFIRVVDYMGDDAAICQAARVSYGRGTKSVKNDEGLIRYLMRHWHSSPFEMCEIKLHVKLPVFVARQWIRHRTANVNEYSGRYSILDREFYIPQPEVLAAQSVVNNQGRGEVLQGEEAERVLEYLKADAARAYDHYEEMISQDGQQGLARELARMNLPANIYTQWYWKVDLHNLLHFLRLRADSHAQYEIRVYAEELCKVVADWVPAAYGAFEDYRMGGATLSEKALGCIRAMLKGEEVTQETSGMSVGEWREFQQVLEG, encoded by the coding sequence ATGCCCATTACGCCCGAACAGGAAGCCGAAGTCGCCGAACTGCGCGCCGAAACCCGTCAGACGCTCCGCGCCGTGTCGGAGGGCATGGAAAAGCACCTCTACACCATCAAGCCGGTGCTCGATCACGGTTTCATCCGCGTTGTCGACTACATGGGAGACGATGCCGCGATCTGTCAGGCCGCCCGCGTGTCCTATGGTCGTGGTACCAAGTCGGTGAAAAACGACGAGGGCCTGATCCGCTATCTGATGCGTCACTGGCACTCGAGCCCGTTCGAGATGTGCGAGATCAAACTCCACGTCAAACTGCCCGTTTTCGTCGCCCGCCAGTGGATCCGTCATCGCACCGCGAACGTCAACGAATACTCGGGCCGCTACTCGATCCTCGACCGTGAATTCTACATCCCGCAGCCCGAAGTGCTCGCCGCGCAGTCGGTGGTGAACAACCAAGGCCGCGGTGAAGTGCTGCAAGGCGAAGAGGCAGAGCGTGTGCTCGAATACCTCAAGGCCGACGCCGCCCGCGCTTACGACCACTACGAAGAGATGATCAGCCAGGACGGCCAGCAGGGCCTCGCCCGCGAACTGGCCCGCATGAACCTGCCCGCAAACATCTATACCCAGTGGTACTGGAAAGTGGACCTGCACAACCTGCTGCACTTCCTGCGCCTGCGCGCGGACAGCCACGCCCAGTACGAAATCCGGGTCTATGCTGAAGAGCTGTGCAAAGTGGTCGCCGATTGGGTGCCCGCAGCCTACGGCGCGTTCGAAGACTACCGCATGGGCGGCGCCACTCTGTCGGAAAAGGCGCTAGGCTGCATTCGTGCGATGCTGAAAGGTGAAGAAGTCACGCAGGAAACCAGCGGCATGTCCGTCGGTGAATGGCGTGAGTTCCAGCAAGTGCTGGAAGGCTGA
- a CDS encoding MFS transporter, with translation MSDMAAEELFEKVVNDPDKDGGLKSDARDAEPRNFFHHVIALSCSKVADGLIDPKLVLSWLLTNLGAGAFLVGLLVPVREAGSLLPQIFTAGAIHGMPRRKWAWAAGSAGQGIAAAGIVLSALFLDAQTAGVAIVALLALLAVSRSVCSVSFKDILGKTVGKSRRGTVTGGAASVASVAVIVFAGLLLSGLIDRFNLVIGAITLAALGWFLAAVTMASLKEFHDEGQAKTAMPKPWATLKKNPQLARFILVRSLLVGTALAPPYLVMLASSGQQETAELGGLVLASAIASFISSYVWGRLSDKSSRRVMIYAGLAAAIALGLAIFVGYAGLASTVWAMPLVLFGLMVSYHGVRQARSTHLVDMAGPDQRAEFTAVSNTLVGVFLLIAGAAAAALANFGAGLVIGVFLVMSVAGAVLALGLDEVQE, from the coding sequence ATGAGCGACATGGCAGCCGAAGAGCTTTTCGAGAAGGTAGTGAACGACCCCGATAAGGACGGCGGTCTGAAATCGGACGCCCGCGATGCCGAGCCGCGCAACTTCTTCCACCACGTCATCGCGCTCTCCTGTTCCAAGGTTGCCGACGGTCTGATCGACCCCAAACTGGTGCTGAGCTGGCTCCTCACCAACCTCGGCGCGGGCGCGTTTCTGGTCGGCCTTCTGGTCCCTGTGCGCGAGGCCGGATCACTTCTGCCGCAGATTTTCACCGCAGGCGCTATCCACGGAATGCCGCGCCGCAAATGGGCGTGGGCCGCAGGCTCCGCAGGGCAGGGGATCGCCGCTGCTGGCATCGTGCTGTCGGCGCTGTTCCTTGACGCGCAGACCGCAGGTGTCGCCATCGTCGCACTGCTCGCGCTCCTCGCTGTCAGCCGTTCGGTCTGCTCGGTCAGCTTCAAGGACATCCTCGGCAAAACCGTCGGCAAAAGCCGCCGTGGCACCGTTACCGGCGGCGCGGCCTCTGTCGCATCCGTCGCCGTGATCGTGTTTGCGGGCCTCTTGCTGTCGGGCCTCATCGACCGCTTCAACCTCGTAATCGGCGCCATCACCCTTGCCGCGCTGGGCTGGTTCCTTGCCGCTGTCACCATGGCCTCGCTCAAGGAATTCCACGACGAGGGCCAAGCGAAAACCGCGATGCCGAAGCCGTGGGCCACGCTGAAAAAGAACCCGCAGCTCGCCCGTTTCATCCTTGTCCGTTCGCTGCTCGTCGGCACCGCGCTCGCCCCGCCGTACCTCGTGATGCTCGCCTCCTCGGGCCAGCAGGAAACAGCAGAGCTTGGCGGCCTCGTCCTCGCCTCCGCCATCGCGTCCTTCATCTCTAGCTACGTGTGGGGCCGCCTGTCCGACAAATCGTCCCGCCGCGTGATGATCTACGCGGGCCTTGCCGCCGCCATCGCGCTGGGCCTTGCGATCTTTGTCGGCTACGCGGGCCTTGCCTCCACCGTTTGGGCCATGCCGCTCGTGCTCTTCGGCCTGATGGTGTCCTACCACGGCGTGCGTCAGGCGCGTTCCACCCACCTTGTCGATATGGCAGGTCCCGACCAGCGGGCCGAGTTCACCGCCGTCTCCAACACCCTTGTCGGCGTGTTCCTCCTGATCGCAGGTGCCGCCGCTGCCGCGCTCGCCAACTTCGGCGCGGGGCTTGTCATCGGGGTCTTTCTTGTGATGTCTGTCGCGGGGGCCGTTCTGGCTCTGGGACTGGACGAGGTGCAAGAATGA
- a CDS encoding RidA family protein, giving the protein MNIQTNTAAQYINPTDMVETTRNGYSQAVIAPAGKRMAYISGQTANYHEGAITPDFDAQVLEAYANLAKVLDSMNARPDQVVKLTTYVVDHDPSKFPILVKAVMDLFGDARPAQSLVPVPCLAVPGLKFEVEAVVAID; this is encoded by the coding sequence ATGAACATCCAAACCAATACCGCCGCCCAGTACATCAACCCGACCGACATGGTGGAGACCACCCGCAACGGCTACTCCCAAGCCGTCATCGCCCCCGCAGGCAAGCGCATGGCCTATATCTCCGGCCAGACCGCGAACTACCACGAAGGCGCGATCACGCCCGATTTCGACGCTCAGGTGCTGGAGGCATACGCCAACCTCGCCAAGGTGCTGGACTCGATGAACGCCCGCCCCGATCAGGTGGTGAAACTGACGACTTATGTCGTTGATCACGACCCGAGCAAGTTCCCGATCCTCGTCAAAGCGGTCATGGACCTGTTTGGTGACGCCCGCCCCGCGCAGTCGTTGGTTCCCGTACCGTGCCTCGCCGTGCCGGGACTGAAGTTCGAAGTCGAAGCCGTCGTCGCGATCGACTGA
- a CDS encoding alpha/beta fold hydrolase has product MLEPLVFLPDIATDVRLFLPQITAMTHERPVMAAPVGQGDRVDDIASALMLSLPAKFALCGQGLGGMVAMEVMRRAPERVLRIALINTSPLQETPQDAAEREVHVMAARAGRLEDAVTGEIPISSLAPGQHRQDVMNKLMAMARTAGADLFVRQSRAMQRRRDQQSTLRRVRQPAMVICGEHDTVFPMRRQETMASLIPDAKFVVMPDAGHMPSLEAPSALTKHLRDWLAMPQAW; this is encoded by the coding sequence ATGTTAGAGCCACTGGTGTTTTTGCCCGACATCGCCACCGATGTCCGGCTGTTCCTGCCGCAGATCACGGCCATGACGCACGAGCGTCCGGTCATGGCGGCTCCGGTCGGGCAGGGCGACCGCGTGGATGACATCGCCTCCGCTCTGATGCTGTCGCTTCCGGCCAAATTCGCGCTCTGCGGTCAGGGCCTCGGCGGTATGGTCGCGATGGAGGTCATGCGCCGCGCCCCCGAGCGTGTTCTGCGCATCGCCCTGATCAACACCTCGCCCTTGCAAGAAACCCCGCAGGACGCTGCCGAGCGCGAGGTGCACGTCATGGCCGCCCGCGCTGGCCGTCTGGAGGACGCGGTGACGGGCGAAATTCCGATCAGTAGCCTCGCTCCCGGACAGCACCGTCAGGACGTCATGAACAAACTCATGGCGATGGCGCGTACCGCTGGGGCGGACCTGTTCGTCCGCCAGTCCCGCGCCATGCAGCGCCGCCGCGACCAGCAAAGCACCCTGCGCCGCGTCCGCCAGCCCGCCATGGTGATCTGCGGCGAACACGACACCGTTTTCCCGATGCGCAGGCAGGAAACGATGGCCAGCCTCATCCCCGATGCCAAGTTCGTCGTGATGCCCGATGCAGGCCATATGCCCAGCCTTGAGGCACCCAGCGCACTGACCAAACACCTGCGGGATTGGCTGGCCATGCCGCAGGCGTGGTGA
- a CDS encoding alpha/beta hydrolase translates to MTDYLTTAQGRRIAYNLTEGKAPYVVFCGGLKSDMEGTKALALEEWCKARGQGFLRFDYSGHGISSGNFEDGCIGDWNEDASAAIDLVDGKVLLVGSSMGGWQSLLLARERPEKVAGLVTIAGAPDFTEDGYWAGFTEEQRATIMNEGRIEIPNEYVEPYVITLRLIEDGRTRLMLRTPLSFDFPVRILQGSADDVVLQSVAEKLFAHASGDDIRLTVVKGADHRFSDDACIKLINDTVAEILALVGAGD, encoded by the coding sequence ATGACCGACTATCTGACAACCGCGCAAGGCCGCCGGATCGCCTACAACCTAACGGAAGGCAAAGCGCCCTACGTCGTGTTCTGCGGCGGTCTGAAATCGGACATGGAGGGCACTAAGGCGCTCGCCCTCGAAGAATGGTGCAAAGCGCGCGGCCAAGGTTTCCTGCGTTTCGACTACTCCGGCCACGGCATCAGTTCCGGCAATTTCGAAGACGGCTGCATCGGTGACTGGAATGAAGACGCCTCCGCCGCGATCGACCTCGTCGATGGCAAAGTGCTCCTCGTCGGCTCGTCCATGGGCGGCTGGCAGTCGCTGCTGCTTGCCCGTGAACGCCCTGAAAAAGTCGCGGGCCTCGTCACCATCGCGGGCGCGCCCGACTTCACCGAGGATGGCTACTGGGCCGGCTTCACCGAAGAGCAGCGCGCCACGATCATGAACGAAGGCCGCATCGAGATCCCCAACGAATACGTCGAACCCTACGTCATCACCCTACGCCTGATCGAGGATGGCCGCACCCGCCTGATGCTCCGCACGCCGCTGTCGTTCGACTTCCCCGTCCGCATCCTGCAAGGCAGCGCGGATGATGTTGTGCTCCAGTCGGTCGCGGAAAAGCTCTTTGCCCACGCCAGCGGCGACGACATCCGCCTGACGGTCGTCAAAGGTGCCGACCACCGTTTTTCTGACGATGCCTGCATCAAGCTGATCAACGACACCGTTGCGGAAATTCTGGCGCTGGTCGGGGCAGGGGACTGA
- a CDS encoding ligase-associated DNA damage response DEXH box helicase, producing the protein MRDLPPLFTDWFSAQGWSIHPHQAALLDRASEKSLLLIAPTGGGKTLAGFLPTLVELMDGHKGLHTLYVSPLKALASDIRRNLTRPVEEMGLPIRIEDRTGDTKGTAKKRQRVDPPQILLTTPESLALLLSYPEAETMFATLQRVVIDEIHALAESKRGDQLFLALSRLERLAPQMRRVGLSATVENPPALADLMAPHPHGCTIVEADPGPDPDISMLVTDEPPPWAGGGARYAIPAVLEEVRKHRTTLIFHNTRAQAEIFFHHLWLANDEGLPIGIHHGSLSRDQREAVEGAMVRGELRAVVCTGSLDLGIDWGDVDLVIQVGAPKNVKRLVQRIGRANHRYNAPSKALLVPANRFEVIECVAALEAVLAHDLDGDPRGPGPRDVLCQHILTVACAGPFNAEDLFHEVRSAGGYASLTRAAFDDCLEFVATGGYALRAYDRWQRLVERPAGIWNLRDPRSALRIRMNIGTIQDTDTLKVRMKGSFKPLGEVEEGFAATLTPGDTFLMGGQIVRYQGLKEMTVEVTRSASDKPKVATFGGTKFATSTQLSERIVHMLNQPSWPDLPAHTAEWLGLQRERSHMPQTDRLLVESFRWDGRAHTCFYGFAGRNAQQTLGLILTQRMEAAGLEPLGFVATDYATLIWGLQDVHDPAPLLAPEGLRDGLDNWLQGNAVMKRTFRAVANIALLIERNAPAARKNGKQATFSSDILYDTLRKYDPEHLLLRITREEAMRGLVDFGRIEEMLTRTKGRIDHVVTDHLPPLAAPMLLEVGKVPVMGAARERLEEEEAARLMAEAGLA; encoded by the coding sequence ATGCGCGATCTTCCCCCTTTGTTCACCGACTGGTTCTCTGCCCAAGGCTGGAGCATCCACCCGCACCAAGCGGCGCTGCTGGACCGCGCGTCCGAAAAGTCCCTGCTGCTAATCGCACCGACGGGCGGGGGCAAGACGCTGGCGGGGTTCCTGCCGACGCTGGTGGAGTTGATGGACGGGCATAAGGGGCTGCATACGCTCTATGTCTCGCCGCTGAAGGCACTGGCGAGCGACATCCGCCGCAACCTTACCCGCCCTGTCGAGGAAATGGGCCTGCCGATCCGCATTGAGGACCGGACTGGCGACACGAAGGGCACCGCCAAGAAACGCCAACGGGTCGATCCGCCGCAGATTTTGCTGACGACGCCCGAAAGCCTCGCGCTGCTGCTTTCCTATCCCGAGGCGGAGACGATGTTCGCGACGCTCCAGCGGGTGGTGATTGACGAAATCCACGCACTGGCCGAGAGCAAGCGGGGCGACCAGTTGTTCCTCGCGCTGTCGCGGCTGGAACGGCTCGCGCCGCAGATGCGGCGGGTCGGGCTTTCCGCAACGGTGGAGAACCCACCTGCCCTCGCCGATCTGATGGCGCCGCATCCGCATGGCTGCACGATTGTGGAGGCCGACCCCGGCCCCGATCCCGACATCTCCATGCTGGTGACGGACGAGCCGCCGCCTTGGGCGGGCGGCGGTGCGCGCTATGCGATCCCCGCCGTGCTGGAGGAGGTTCGCAAGCACCGCACCACGTTGATTTTCCACAACACCCGCGCGCAGGCCGAGATTTTCTTTCACCACCTGTGGCTGGCCAATGACGAGGGTCTGCCCATCGGCATCCACCACGGATCATTGTCACGCGATCAGCGCGAGGCGGTCGAAGGGGCGATGGTGCGGGGTGAGCTGCGGGCGGTCGTCTGTACGGGGAGCCTCGATCTGGGCATCGACTGGGGCGACGTCGATCTGGTCATTCAGGTGGGCGCGCCCAAGAACGTCAAACGTCTGGTGCAGCGCATCGGGCGGGCGAACCACCGCTATAACGCGCCGTCGAAAGCGCTGCTGGTCCCTGCCAACCGCTTCGAGGTGATCGAATGCGTTGCCGCGCTTGAGGCTGTTCTGGCGCATGATCTCGACGGTGATCCGCGCGGTCCGGGGCCGCGGGATGTCCTTTGTCAACATATCCTGACGGTCGCCTGTGCGGGGCCGTTCAACGCCGAAGACCTGTTCCACGAAGTGCGCAGCGCAGGCGGTTACGCGAGCCTGACGCGGGCAGCGTTCGACGACTGTCTGGAGTTCGTGGCGACCGGCGGCTACGCGCTGCGGGCCTATGATCGCTGGCAGCGGTTGGTGGAGCGGCCTGCGGGCATCTGGAACCTGCGTGATCCGAGGTCCGCGCTGCGCATCCGCATGAACATCGGCACCATTCAGGACACCGATACGTTGAAAGTGCGGATGAAGGGCAGCTTCAAACCGCTGGGCGAGGTCGAGGAAGGCTTTGCCGCGACGCTGACGCCGGGGGATACGTTCCTGATGGGCGGGCAGATCGTGCGCTATCAGGGGTTGAAGGAAATGACGGTGGAGGTGACGCGCTCTGCCTCCGACAAGCCCAAGGTCGCCACGTTCGGCGGGACGAAGTTCGCGACCTCTACGCAGCTATCGGAACGCATCGTTCACATGCTGAACCAGCCATCGTGGCCCGATCTGCCCGCGCATACGGCGGAGTGGCTGGGCCTCCAGCGCGAACGATCCCACATGCCGCAGACCGACCGCTTGCTGGTGGAGAGCTTCCGCTGGGATGGCCGTGCGCACACATGTTTTTACGGCTTTGCGGGGCGGAACGCGCAGCAAACGCTCGGGCTGATCCTGACGCAGCGGATGGAGGCTGCGGGGCTGGAGCCTTTGGGCTTTGTTGCCACCGATTATGCCACGCTGATCTGGGGATTGCAGGACGTCCACGACCCTGCCCCGCTGCTGGCGCCCGAAGGGCTGCGGGACGGGCTGGACAATTGGCTGCAAGGCAACGCGGTGATGAAGCGGACGTTCCGCGCGGTGGCGAATATCGCGCTGCTGATCGAACGCAACGCGCCTGCCGCCCGCAAGAACGGGAAGCAGGCGACGTTCTCGTCAGACATCCTTTATGACACGCTGCGCAAGTATGACCCCGAGCACCTCTTGCTGCGGATCACCCGCGAAGAGGCAATGCGCGGGCTCGTGGACTTTGGCCGGATCGAGGAAATGCTGACCCGCACCAAGGGCCGGATCGACCATGTGGTGACGGACCATCTGCCCCCGCTGGCCGCGCCGATGCTGCTTGAGGTCGGCAAGGTGCCCGTCATGGGCGCGGCGCGGGAGCGGCTGGAAGAGGAAGAGGCCGCCCGCCTCATGGCAGAGGCGGGACTGGCCTAG
- a CDS encoding cold-shock protein — MPTGTVKWFNTTKGYGFIAPDGGGKDVFVHISAVERSGMTGLADNQKIEFELIEGRDGRQMAGNLTKMD; from the coding sequence ATGCCGACTGGCACCGTGAAATGGTTCAATACGACTAAAGGCTACGGATTTATCGCACCCGATGGGGGCGGCAAAGATGTGTTTGTACATATTTCGGCAGTGGAACGTTCCGGCATGACCGGCCTTGCCGACAACCAGAAAATCGAGTTCGAACTGATCGAGGGTCGCGACGGTCGCCAGATGGCCGGCAACCTGACCAAGATGGACTGA
- the thrS gene encoding threonine--tRNA ligase yields the protein MSQISLTFPDGNSREYDAGVTPAQVAESIAPSLAKKAISATVNGEHWDLQWPIEADAKIAINTMQDDAPALELIRHDLAHIMARAVQEIWPDVKVTIGPIRDNGWFYDFDREEAFTPEDLGQIEAKMKEIINARDAVKTEVWSREDAIKFYEDRGENFKVELVNRIPEGEDIRMYWHGDWQDLCRGPHLQHTGQVPADGFKLTHVAGAYFLGDSSRPMLQRIYGVAFKNRKDLKAWETMMEEAAKRDHRKLGKEMDLFHMQEEAPGQVFWHPNGWTIYTKLQDYMRRQQYRDGYVEVNTPQVVNRKLWEASGHWENYQENMFIVEVDEDHAREKTVNALKPMNCPCHVQVFNHGLKSYRDLPLRMAEFGSCNRYEPSGALHGIMRVRGFTQDDAHIFCTDDQIEAETKKFIDFLAGIYADLGFHNWTIKLSTRPEKRVGSDESWDRVEAALGDACKAAGYDYEIQEGEGAFYGPKLEFVLTDAIGRDWQCGTLQVDPNLPERLDAVYIGQDGAKHRPVMLHRAVLGSFERFIGILIEEHAGKLPFWLAPRQVVVASIVSDADGFVDEVVEALKAVGVRAEADKRNEKINYKIREHSLGKVPFILAIGAREVEERTVSVRRLGEQKTSTMSLDEIVAELKVSTTPPDLR from the coding sequence ATGAGCCAGATTTCCCTGACATTCCCCGATGGTAACTCGCGCGAGTACGACGCAGGCGTCACCCCTGCGCAGGTGGCCGAGTCCATCGCACCCTCGCTGGCGAAGAAGGCCATTTCCGCGACCGTGAACGGCGAACACTGGGACCTCCAGTGGCCGATCGAGGCGGACGCCAAGATCGCGATCAATACCATGCAGGACGACGCGCCCGCGCTGGAACTGATCCGTCACGACCTCGCGCACATCATGGCGCGTGCCGTGCAAGAGATCTGGCCGGACGTCAAAGTCACCATCGGTCCGATCCGTGACAACGGCTGGTTCTACGACTTCGACCGCGAAGAAGCGTTCACGCCCGAAGACCTCGGTCAGATCGAAGCGAAGATGAAAGAGATCATCAACGCACGCGACGCTGTGAAGACCGAAGTCTGGAGCCGCGAAGACGCGATCAAGTTCTACGAGGATCGCGGCGAGAACTTCAAAGTCGAGCTGGTGAACCGCATCCCCGAAGGCGAAGACATCCGCATGTACTGGCACGGCGACTGGCAGGATCTCTGCCGTGGTCCGCACCTCCAGCACACCGGCCAAGTGCCTGCCGACGGGTTCAAGCTGACCCACGTCGCGGGTGCTTACTTCCTCGGTGACAGCTCGCGTCCGATGCTCCAGCGTATCTACGGCGTGGCGTTCAAGAACCGCAAAGACCTCAAGGCATGGGAAACCATGATGGAGGAAGCGGCGAAGCGCGACCACCGCAAGCTGGGCAAGGAAATGGACCTCTTCCACATGCAGGAAGAAGCGCCGGGTCAGGTGTTCTGGCACCCGAACGGCTGGACCATCTACACCAAGCTGCAGGACTACATGCGCCGCCAGCAGTACCGCGACGGCTATGTCGAGGTGAACACCCCGCAGGTCGTGAACCGCAAGCTGTGGGAAGCCTCGGGTCACTGGGAAAACTATCAGGAAAACATGTTCATCGTGGAAGTGGACGAAGACCACGCCCGCGAGAAGACCGTGAATGCCCTGAAGCCGATGAACTGCCCGTGCCACGTGCAGGTGTTCAACCACGGCCTTAAGTCCTACCGCGACCTGCCGCTGCGCATGGCCGAATTCGGATCGTGCAACCGCTACGAGCCGTCGGGCGCGCTGCACGGCATCATGCGCGTGCGCGGCTTTACGCAGGACGATGCGCACATCTTCTGCACCGACGACCAGATCGAAGCGGAAACGAAGAAGTTCATCGACTTCCTCGCAGGCATCTACGCCGACCTCGGCTTCCACAACTGGACCATCAAGCTGTCGACCCGCCCCGAAAAGCGCGTGGGTTCGGACGAAAGCTGGGACCGTGTCGAAGCGGCGCTGGGCGATGCGTGTAAGGCTGCGGGCTACGACTACGAGATTCAGGAAGGCGAAGGCGCTTTCTATGGTCCGAAGCTGGAGTTCGTGCTGACCGACGCCATCGGCCGTGACTGGCAGTGCGGCACCCTTCAGGTCGACCCGAACCTTCCCGAGCGTCTGGACGCAGTCTATATCGGTCAGGACGGCGCGAAGCACCGCCCCGTCATGCTGCACCGTGCGGTCCTCGGCTCGTTCGAGCGTTTCATCGGCATCCTGATCGAAGAACACGCAGGCAAGCTACCGTTCTGGCTCGCGCCGCGTCAGGTCGTTGTCGCGTCGATCGTTTCGGATGCGGACGGTTTCGTTGACGAGGTTGTCGAAGCGCTGAAAGCCGTCGGCGTACGCGCCGAGGCCGACAAGCGCAACGAGAAGATCAACTACAAGATCCGCGAACACTCGCTGGGCAAGGTGCCGTTCATCCTGGCCATTGGTGCCCGCGAAGTGGAAGAGCGCACCGTTTCGGTCCGCCGTCTGGGCGAGCAGAAGACCTCGACCATGTCGCTGGACGAGATCGTGGCAGAGCTGAAGGTGTCCACCACCCCGCCGGACCTGCGCTGA
- a CDS encoding helix-turn-helix transcriptional regulator, whose product MNVRLRQDTILRTLLRNGSATIDALAQEVGASRRTVLRDISALRDEGYTIYSEVGRGGGLQLDPQSMQKASRLSVAEVFSLIVTVGAAKAAGAIPFSGLADAGLAKIEKALPADRVKDLRLMLDCLHVGNLAPGFDLSDMREMDDALLPAFELAFLERRMLRFAYRDKNGRETMREVEPQAMLILPPLWYLVSWDPMRDDFRYFRMDRLSAPEVLADRPFRKRYIPFKEDVTPYSSAIPK is encoded by the coding sequence ATGAACGTCAGACTCAGACAAGACACCATCCTGCGCACCCTTTTGCGGAACGGCTCTGCGACCATTGACGCACTGGCCCAAGAGGTCGGCGCGTCGCGGCGAACGGTGCTGCGGGACATCTCGGCCCTGCGGGACGAAGGCTACACGATCTATTCAGAGGTCGGACGCGGGGGCGGTTTGCAGCTTGATCCGCAGTCGATGCAGAAAGCCTCCCGCCTGTCGGTGGCAGAGGTGTTTTCGCTAATTGTCACGGTCGGCGCTGCCAAGGCGGCGGGCGCGATCCCGTTTTCAGGGCTGGCGGATGCGGGGCTGGCGAAGATTGAAAAGGCCCTGCCCGCTGACCGCGTGAAGGACTTGCGGCTGATGCTGGACTGTCTGCACGTCGGCAACCTCGCACCGGGGTTCGATCTGTCGGACATGCGGGAGATGGACGACGCGCTGCTGCCCGCGTTCGAACTGGCGTTTCTGGAGCGGCGGATGCTCCGCTTTGCCTACCGCGACAAGAACGGGCGTGAGACGATGCGGGAGGTGGAGCCGCAGGCGATGCTGATCCTGCCGCCGCTGTGGTATCTGGTCAGCTGGGACCCGATGCGCGATGATTTCCGCTACTTCCGTATGGACCGTCTGAGCGCGCCCGAGGTGCTGGCCGATAGGCCGTTTCGCAAACGCTACATTCCGTTCAAGGAAGACGTGACGCCTTACAGCAGTGCGATCCCGAAATGA